The Pelagovum sp. HNIBRBA483 sequence CCGACGCGGGTGAGGCCGAGGTCTTGCGGGTCGGGTGTGCTGGCTTTGGCGAAGAGGGCTTCGGCCCAGTCCTCGGCGTTGTCTTGGGGTTTGTAGCCCAAAAAGCCGACCTTGTGATTGGACACCGGCGCGCGGGTGTTGGCGGATACGCCATAGGCCACGGCGAAGCCGGTGGTGGGCGTGTCGATCGCGCGTTGGACGAGTTGAACCATGTCGCGGTAGCTGAGCCATGTTTGCAGGGCGCGGACGTTCTGCGGCTCCGGCGTGCAGGAGAGGATACGCAGGCAGACGGCCTCCAGACCGCGCTTTTCCCAGTACATGCGGCCCAGATCCTCGGCGAAGCATTTGGCGAGGCCGTAGAAGGTATCGGGGCGGTGCTGGGTATCGGTATCGGCACCGCTGTTGACCTCGGCCATGCCGACGGCGTGGATCGAGGAGGCATAGACCACGCGGCGGACGCCGTGGCGGTGGGCGGCTTCCCAGATGTTGTACGCGCCGATGTAGTTGGGGCCGAGCAGCTCCTCAAAAGGCTTTTCGTCAACGATAGCGCCGAAGTGGACGACGATTTCTGCGCCCTCCAGAAGTGGCGCGATCTGCTCCATCTGGGCGAGATCGGCGGTGACATAGGTTTCGTTCGGCAGGAGGTCTTCGGGGGCTTCGCGGATGTCGGTGGTGACAAGCTCGCGGCACATGGCGGAGAGCGGCGCGCGCAGCTCGTGGCCGAGATTGCCACGGGCGCCGGTGAGAACGATCTTGGACAGCATGGAAATTCCTTTAGATGACGGCCCGTTCGAGGAGCGGGCGGTTTTCGATGATACGCTCGACGCCGAGTGGCGAAAGGTCAAGGCTGCGGTAGCCGCCGTGGGTCACAAGCTCGGCGATACCGCGCCCCATTGCGGGCGATTGT is a genomic window containing:
- a CDS encoding NAD-dependent epimerase/dehydratase family protein, which translates into the protein MLSKIVLTGARGNLGHELRAPLSAMCRELVTTDIREAPEDLLPNETYVTADLAQMEQIAPLLEGAEIVVHFGAIVDEKPFEELLGPNYIGAYNIWEAAHRHGVRRVVYASSIHAVGMAEVNSGADTDTQHRPDTFYGLAKCFAEDLGRMYWEKRGLEAVCLRILSCTPEPQNVRALQTWLSYRDMVQLVQRAIDTPTTGFAVAYGVSANTRAPVSNHKVGFLGYKPQDNAEDWAEALFAKASTPDPQDLGLTRVGGPFASIPLGESGIAAIQAMSKGKG